A genomic window from Microbacterium sp. H1-D42 includes:
- a CDS encoding UDP-N-acetylmuramoyl-L-alanyl-D-glutamate--2,6-diaminopimelate ligase, whose amino-acid sequence MTTTSLPPVLRPADPPRRALTELADRFARDVRGDLADVHLSGITLATADLRAGEAFVAIQGVNRHGAEFAQTAADQGAVAVITDAAGADIAASAGLPIVIVDDPRAILGDLSAWVYGTGASDPLPTLFGTTGTNGKTSVSHLLQGIFDQLGVVSGLSSTAERHIAGQVIVSRLTTPEASEMHALLALMRERGVEAVAVEVSAQALSRHRVDGIFFDVAGFTNLSHDHLDDYADMAEYFEAKLPLFTPERARRGVISLDSPFGADVVLRSGIPVVTVGTPAIAADADAAAQADWVVTIDDERQNGTVFTLTGPEGRSLTTVVPVIGPHMAANAGLAIVMLLEGGYDWDRIVSALERDGQILAHLPGRTQFVSGESGPAVYVDFGHTPDAFEKTLAAVRRVTPGKVLMLFGADGDRDATKRLDMGRAAVLGSDILVVTDHHPRFEDPASIRATLIEGARAARHDAEIHEFSPPEDAITAAVGMVGDGDAILWAGPGHQDYRDIRGVRTPYSARELARRALQAAGWAVPDSAWPVPYTD is encoded by the coding sequence ATGACCACCACATCGCTGCCCCCTGTGCTCCGTCCCGCTGACCCACCCCGTCGCGCGCTGACCGAGCTGGCCGACCGCTTCGCCCGTGACGTCCGCGGTGACCTCGCTGACGTCCACCTCAGCGGCATCACCCTCGCCACCGCCGACCTTCGTGCCGGCGAGGCGTTCGTCGCCATCCAGGGCGTCAACCGACATGGCGCGGAGTTCGCGCAGACCGCCGCGGATCAGGGCGCCGTCGCCGTGATCACCGATGCTGCCGGGGCCGACATCGCGGCATCCGCCGGCCTGCCGATCGTCATCGTCGATGACCCGCGCGCGATCCTCGGCGATCTCAGCGCCTGGGTATACGGCACGGGGGCATCCGACCCGCTGCCGACGCTGTTCGGCACCACCGGCACCAACGGCAAGACCAGCGTCTCGCACCTGCTGCAGGGCATCTTCGATCAGCTCGGCGTCGTCTCTGGCCTGTCGTCGACGGCAGAGCGGCACATCGCAGGCCAGGTGATCGTGTCTCGGCTGACCACGCCGGAGGCATCCGAGATGCACGCGCTGCTCGCCCTCATGCGCGAGCGCGGCGTCGAGGCCGTCGCCGTCGAGGTCAGCGCGCAGGCGCTCTCGCGGCACCGCGTCGACGGCATCTTCTTCGACGTGGCCGGATTCACGAACCTCTCGCACGACCACCTCGACGACTACGCAGACATGGCGGAGTACTTCGAGGCGAAGCTGCCGCTGTTCACGCCGGAGCGGGCGCGCCGCGGGGTCATCAGCCTCGACTCGCCATTCGGTGCCGATGTGGTCCTGCGCTCTGGCATCCCCGTGGTCACCGTCGGCACGCCGGCGATCGCCGCCGATGCGGATGCTGCCGCGCAGGCCGACTGGGTCGTCACGATCGATGACGAACGTCAGAACGGCACCGTTTTCACGCTGACCGGTCCGGAGGGCCGCTCACTGACGACCGTCGTGCCGGTGATCGGACCGCACATGGCCGCCAACGCCGGACTCGCGATCGTGATGCTGCTGGAGGGCGGCTACGACTGGGACCGCATCGTGTCGGCCCTGGAGCGGGACGGACAGATCCTCGCCCACCTCCCGGGGCGCACCCAGTTCGTCTCGGGCGAGTCGGGCCCCGCGGTGTACGTCGACTTCGGGCACACCCCTGACGCCTTCGAGAAGACCCTCGCCGCCGTCCGCCGCGTCACACCGGGCAAGGTGCTGATGCTGTTCGGCGCTGACGGCGACCGTGACGCCACGAAGCGTCTCGACATGGGCCGCGCGGCCGTCCTTGGCAGCGACATCCTGGTGGTCACCGACCACCACCCTCGCTTCGAGGACCCGGCGTCGATCCGCGCGACGCTCATCGAGGGCGCACGCGCCGCCCGTCACGACGCCGAGATCCACGAGTTCTCACCGCCCGAGGACGCGATCACCGCCGCCGTCGGGATGGTGGGCGACGGGGATGCCATCCTCTGGGCGGGCCCAGGACACCAGGACTACCGCGACATCCGCGGCGTCCGCACGCCGTACTCGGCGCGCGAGCTCGCCAGGCGGGCTCTGCAGGCCGCCGGGTGGGCCGTGCCCGACTCGGCATGGCCGGTCCCCTACACCGACTGA
- a CDS encoding site-2 protease family protein translates to MEILLYVGGILFMLVGLGVSIGLHEVGHLVPAKLFGVRVGQYMIGFGPRVWSKRIGETEYGVKALPLGGFISMSGMYPPSSKTGPAKGMFASLVQDARSANDETIAEGAEERVFYKLPVWKRVIVMLGGPFMNLLLAILIFTLMASGVGVQQASTTVSAVSECMIPAGSTQQECTADDAASPAAEAGFEPGDVIVSIDGKPMETFADASAVIQASPGKTLDVVVERDGAEVPLQLTPEPAERGEVDASGRPVLDANGDPVTHTVGYAGVTSQIEYVRQPIGTGTDLAMQQTGAVASLIVNLPAKLWDVGVSLFTDQERDPNGPLSVVGVGRIAGEVAATDAPVLNRLVVLMNLLAALNIALFVFNLVPLLPLDGGHVVVALWDGLKRLWAKLTGRPQPKPVDATKLVPLTVIVAVLLIGMGALLLLADIFKPMNILGG, encoded by the coding sequence GTGGAGATTCTGCTGTATGTGGGCGGCATCCTGTTCATGCTCGTCGGACTCGGCGTGTCGATCGGATTGCACGAGGTGGGCCATCTGGTGCCCGCGAAGCTGTTCGGCGTGCGCGTCGGGCAGTACATGATCGGATTCGGGCCCCGCGTGTGGTCCAAGCGCATCGGCGAAACCGAGTACGGCGTCAAGGCGCTGCCGCTCGGCGGCTTCATCTCGATGTCGGGCATGTATCCGCCCTCATCGAAGACGGGGCCCGCCAAGGGGATGTTCGCCTCGCTCGTGCAGGACGCGCGCTCCGCCAACGACGAGACGATCGCCGAAGGCGCTGAGGAGCGGGTGTTCTACAAGCTGCCGGTGTGGAAGCGCGTCATCGTCATGCTCGGCGGGCCGTTCATGAATCTGCTGCTGGCGATCCTCATCTTCACTCTGATGGCCTCAGGGGTCGGAGTGCAGCAGGCGAGCACCACCGTGAGCGCGGTCAGCGAGTGCATGATCCCGGCTGGTTCCACACAGCAGGAGTGCACTGCGGACGACGCTGCGTCCCCCGCAGCAGAAGCCGGCTTCGAGCCTGGCGACGTGATCGTATCCATTGACGGCAAGCCGATGGAGACCTTCGCGGATGCCTCCGCTGTCATCCAGGCCTCGCCGGGAAAGACCCTGGACGTCGTCGTCGAGCGCGACGGCGCCGAGGTGCCGCTGCAGCTGACGCCGGAACCGGCGGAACGTGGTGAGGTGGATGCCAGCGGCCGGCCGGTCCTCGATGCGAACGGCGACCCCGTCACGCACACCGTCGGCTACGCCGGAGTCACCTCGCAGATCGAGTACGTGCGACAGCCGATCGGCACCGGCACCGACCTCGCGATGCAGCAGACCGGCGCGGTCGCCTCGCTGATCGTCAACCTGCCTGCGAAGCTCTGGGACGTCGGCGTCTCGTTGTTCACTGATCAGGAGCGTGACCCGAACGGCCCGCTCAGCGTGGTCGGCGTCGGCCGCATCGCCGGTGAGGTCGCCGCGACGGATGCTCCGGTGCTGAACCGGCTCGTCGTGCTGATGAACTTGCTCGCTGCTCTGAACATCGCCCTGTTCGTCTTCAACCTGGTGCCGTTGCTGCCGCTGGATGGCGGGCACGTCGTCGTCGCGCTCTGGGACGGACTCAAACGCCTGTGGGCGAAGCTCACGGGACGCCCGCAGCCGAAGCCGGTGGATGCCACGAAACTCGTGCCCCTCACGGTGATAGTCGCGGTGCTGCTGATCGGCATGGGGGCGCTGCTGCTGCTCGCCGACATCTTCAAGCCGATGAACATCCTCGGAGGGTGA
- a CDS encoding YciI family protein, which translates to MKYVIMFTSTPTNDAALSPEVGEELYGRVYQWFQDNEAAIVDSGAELQPVETATTVRHGAQGPVVVDGPFTEAREAVGGFTLIDVADLDAAIALARSWPMLELEGTSVEIRPAVTDYSQFEQ; encoded by the coding sequence GTGAAATACGTCATCATGTTCACCTCCACCCCCACGAACGACGCGGCACTCTCACCCGAGGTCGGTGAGGAGCTGTACGGCCGGGTCTACCAGTGGTTCCAAGACAACGAGGCCGCCATCGTGGACAGCGGCGCTGAGTTGCAGCCGGTCGAGACGGCCACCACCGTTCGGCACGGAGCACAGGGGCCGGTCGTCGTGGACGGCCCGTTCACCGAGGCCCGCGAGGCCGTCGGCGGATTCACGCTGATCGACGTGGCCGACCTGGACGCGGCGATCGCGCTGGCCAGGTCCTGGCCGATGCTCGAACTCGAGGGCACCTCTGTCGAGATCCGTCCTGCGGTCACGGACTACAGCCAGTTCGAGCAGTGA